The genomic segment GCTCAGGATCCCTTGGCCACTCTGCCTACAGAACCTCCTAGCCCCTCATCCTAAGGCTCTGAGGCATCTATGCCTGTGGCCCACAGAGGACCACTGTGGGAGGTGCCAGGGGCATCCAGCGCCACCTGACCAGCTCCCCTTCTGGAGGACGACTCTGGAAGATGCTCCCACTGGTCTGCAGGAGTTTCTGAAGGACCTGCTGTCCTGCACCTGGCCACTAGGGGGCAACACCAAGCTGGAGCAACTGCCAGCCATTGGCTGAGGTGCATGTGAGAAAGTTCCACCTGCCCAGCAAGATGGGTGGTGGGTGCGCCCCACTGGGCAGGCTCAGGCCCCACGCCCAAGGCATACCCCCTCCCAGCTCAGCCCCCTGGGGCTCCTGCGTGGTGGGACAGGGGCACCCCGGGCTTCAGGGCCCACCTTCTTCCCGTCTCCTCCTCAGAGAAGCCTCAAGATGGGGGGTGCAAACACTTGTAGCACTGCCTGTGCCCCCACCCCAGCAAGGTGGCCCCAGGGCTGTGGGATAGGTCAGGAGGACTCAGGCTTGGGTGGGTCAGGCTCTGGGCTCACTTTGATGGCCCCTTCCCCAGAGGCCCCCCAACTCCATTCTCCCAGGACCTGTGACCCTGCACGGCAGGTGGGAACCCCAGGAGTCAGGGGAGACCCTCCAGCCCCTGCCTCCCCCCAGGCCCAGGCGGCGTACACCTCAGCCAGGAGGCCTGAGAAGGTGCCGGTGCTGCAGCCAGCCCACTTATGCCCCAACCTGGCCACAGGGAAGCCCCACTCCTGGGCACCCTGCTGAGCACCCTGCTGAGCACCGAGGACCGTCTGGACTAGACCTGCGTTCACATCATGCCCAGGAGTCAGGGAACACAGTGTCAACACCACCAGTGCGAGGAAGACACAGGAGCCAGTGGGACCTGACCCTCAAGGTGGGCCAGGTGGAGAAGCTAACGGTGTCTGCCATCCTTTAACCTGAGGAAATCCCCAGGACGTCACCAGGCCTGGAGAGTGTATCCTGGAACCCAGAGTGCCCCCAGGGGCCTGCGCCCAGGCTGCCCTCTCCCCCACAAGGACCAGCTGACCTTGCCTGGTCCACACACCCAGGACCAGGGGCCTACAGGGGCAGCTGCAACCCCCAGGCACAGGGATCCTGTCCTTCAAACCCCCAACTGAACCAAAGCTAAGGAGTGTCAGCGTGGGGCTCTCCGCAGAGTCCACCCCCACACGGGAGGTTGGGAGGCCGGGCCTGGCCAGCTCTCAGGATGTACCACGGCCGCTGAGACAGAAGTCTCTCCTGGCCTTAGGGTGCACCGCGAGgccaccaccagccactccccaacACCAGGGGTTCTGACCCAGAACACAGGGCACTCCCTCCCTTCATCAGCTCTGGCCATCCCAGGGCCTCACAGCAGACCTGCCCCTGTGCCCTGGCTCCAAGTCTGCCCACGCCCATGCCCACTCAGGACAGAGGCAGGGCCCAGTACATCCCTGCACTGCGGCTCCTGCAACAGACCCCTCAAAGGGCAGAGACACACAGCCTCACATACCCTGCCACCTCTGTCCACGGGGAAGCTGGACACACGGGAACCACTGGAAGGGAGGGCAGGCACAGGGCTCCCACAGCCCACTGGCAGCAGGACGCCCTGCCCCTCACGCTGgcccctcacacaaacccctgacccacagggtccctgtgcactGGGAGGGGAGAAGTACCTTGGGCCCCAGAGCCAGGATGAGGACAAAAAGGACGGAGCCTCAGTGGCCCTGGCCAGTTCCAGAGTTTGGCCCAAGACAAGCTGACCCTGTCAGAGCAAAGCGTGGCTACCCCTGTCTGCCAGTGCCCAGAAAACCAGGTCCGTGACCTGAGGCAGGTGTCAGGGTGACAGGCTACCGTACCGAGCACGAACGGCTGGAGCAGGTGGCCTGGCCAGTCAAACTACAGACACAGGGCAGGGATGGCTGGTGCCGGGCATCTAATCCACAACTGCGTCTGGGCCTGGTGGCCAGAGCGCACACTAATGATGGGGTGCTGGGTACCCTGTCTCCAAGCGGTGTTGTTCCACGATCAGGGGATGGAAAATGGCTGGGTAGGCGTGGGGCTGTGGGGGCCGGGTCCCCAGCTCAGCTGTCCTCAGCAACTTCCTTTCACAGTCTGAAAACTCAGAAACAGGGCCCCACCCTGAGCAACAGACCCTCATGTCCACCCTGATTTGGTTCCAGTGTTCCCCAGTAAGGCCCCTGCTGGGGTGGGAAGGGCCATAAAGCATCCACGCTCCCTCAGCTGGTCCTTGCAGCTCCTGCAGCTCTGTAGAAGGCTCCAGATGCCCCATGCTGGCAGAGGGCCCCTGGGCCACCTGGCCGGGCCTCCCAGCTGCCCCCACCATGCAGGGGCCACAGCAGCAGCAGGCAGGTGCCTGGGCAGAGCCCAAGGCTCCCAAGGTGCCTCATGTGAGGCCAACACACCCTCAGCCTCCCGACCCCAAGGCCAACTCCAGATCAACACCATCCAATAATTTACTGCGATTCCACCTGCACCCAGGGGCAGGGGAGAGGTGGAGGGCGCGGAGCCGACGGCATCTGGGACAGTTCGTGACAGTCTGTGCAAAGCGTCCGTGGGAGGTCTGAGGTCACCTCTGTCCACTGTTCTGGGCTGGCCGGGCCCCGGTGgcacttccttccttccttccgtgTGCCCTTCCAGCTGCGCCACCTCCCGCATCCTGCACCTCCACGCCTGCGCCTGTGCTGGGCAGTCGACAAAGGAAGCTGCTGAGGACCGACACAGGGCTAGCACCTGCACGGCACCCACACGGCCTAGAGCCTCACCTTAGCTCGCTGCCATGGTGTCAGGAAAGCACACACTTGCAGTTCATGCAGCCAGCGCCGCCCTCGTCCGGGGGGTTCAGCTTCCGCAGCTTGTGCTGCCGGATCTCGCGGACCAGTGTGTAGAAGGCGTCCTCCACGCCCTAGGGAAGGGCCCGGCTCAGCGGGGCGGCCTCAGGCCTGCCGCCCGGGGCTGCAGGGGGTGGGCTCCCCACCTCAGGCTCCAGCAGATCTGTCTGGAGCCTGAGGCTCTGGCCAGCCCCCTAAACACCCCCACACTCACGCCCTCCAGGGGCCAAGCTACCGCCCTCCCCCTGCACAGGCTCCCCCCTCCTCAGCTGTTCCGCCATGGGTCAGGGTACCCGGGAACCCCAGGCCCTGGTCTGGCTCGAGGCCTGACCATCTTGCGCCCAGCTCCTGTCCGAGCTACGGCCTGAGTCTGTGGCAGCCCCGCTATGGGCTCAGACTGCCAGGGGCCCTTGGGGCGCCCTGCAGGGCAGGGGATTGGGCCCCCAGGGCCACCGCTCTGGCCTGGCTCAGGGCAGCTCTCTCCAGGGACCCCCACCTCCCCAAGGGCTGTGTCAGCCAGGCTGCAGGGCTGGGAGCCCCGCCTTGGCCCTTGCCACCCCCTGCCCTGCCGCCTGGGGGACTTACAGCTCGAGGGGCCGCTGGGGCCGCTGGGTCACACGGGTCCCAGGGGGTCCCGGGGGGTCCCGGAGCTGGAGCCAGAGCCAGAGCGGCTGCCCTGCATGGAGGGAAAGGTGGCGGTGAGCATGTCCCCGGGGCGTGTCCCTGCACTAGCTCTAGGTAGCGGAGAGGCTCACCTGGCGGGTCTTGGCTGAGGTCTCAATGTAGGGAAGGCCGTAGCTGTGGGCGAGGTCCTGGGCCTGCCGTGACTCCACGGTGCGAGCAGGCAGGTCACACTTGTTCCCCACCAGTACCATGGGCACATCATCTGAGTCCTTCACCCGCTTGATCTGCTCCCTATAGGGAGAGGAGGAGTGAGCCACAGCGTACCTCAGGCAAGGCTGGATCTGGGTGCATGGCGGCAGCAGACAGCAGCAGGCGGCACTCACCTGTACTGGTGAACGTCCTCAAAGGACTTGGTGTTGTTGATGGCGAACACGCAAAGGAAGCCCTCGCCCGTGCGCATGTACTGGTCCCGCATGGCGCTGTACTCCTCCTGCCCTGCTGTGTCCAGGATGTCCAGCAGGCATGTCTCCCCATCGATGACCACCTGCTTCCGGTACGAGTCCTGCAGGGGCACACAGCTCAGGGACTTGGCTGGCCCGCTCCCCTCTGGGATGGAGCCTTTGTACCCTCAACCCCTTCCTTGCACCTCTTGGGTCACCCCCCAtgaccccctccctcccccccgccaGGTCCTAAACTATGGATTTCCTCCTGAGGAGCAGATAGGAGGCAACCCAGGCTACAGCGCAGAGCTTTGGAAAGGAGTGGGCTGGGCCCAATTTGTGGATGATTGGGGCTGAGAGGACCCATCCTCGGTCTGCTGGCCATGTCTGCCCAGGGGCCTGTGTGCACACTTCCCAGCCAGGTGCACCTCCCAGGTGTGCGCGCCTCCCAGCCAGGTGCACCTCCCAGGTGGGTGCACATCTCAGGTGTGCATGCCTTCCAAGTCAGTATGCGGCAGCAGCAGCGGGCAGCCCAGCTCACCTCAATGGTGGGGTCGTACTCATCCACAAAGTGGTTCTGGATGAGCTGAATGGTCAGGGCACTTTTCCCCACGCCACCTGCGCCCACTACCACCAGCTTGTATTCCGTCATCGCTCCTCAAGGGGCTGCCGCACAGGCCACGGTTATGGTAGTTCCTGCCCCACCTGCCAAAGAAGGCTGAGCTTAGCCCCAAATGCAGGTGGGGCAGCCTGAAGGGGACACTCTGGCTGAGCTCCTGGGCCAGTCCGCCCAGGCTGGGCCTGACTCCTAAGCCCTGACATTTCGGTGGCAGGGGACCCAGGACAGTGGTCAGCTGCTCACCTGTGGCACCTCTGGCCCAGGAGGTGGCAGAGGGGCCCCACCTCCACCTGCACTTACTGAGTGAGGAAGCCAAGAGGCTGTCCCCCAAAGGCAAGGGAAACAGCTGAAAGCATCTACCAACCACGCACCCAAATTAGAAGCTGTTGGGTAGGCAGAAACCCTAAGCTGGCAGCGCCCGCGGGATGAGGTTACCCCCCCACCCAGAACAGGTCTTGCCATGGCTGGGTGCTCCAAAGCGAGTCCGGGCAGGCAGACACAAGTCAGGTGTGTCCACAGGCTTTGacgcatttactgagtgcctactttgtgccaggcaccattcagaCAGAGAGTGACCCTGTGAGCTCCACCTGTGCTCTAAGGATCAGCCTGGCAGTCGTTAAAGTCGAAGACACCTAGGGTGTCCTCTAAGAACTTTGGGGAAAACAAGGCAGGTGCGGCAGCCAGGGTGGAAGGCAGGAGCCGCAGGGAAGTTCCCACTGTTGCAAAGAcccaaaggaagaaggaaggaccaGGGGAAAAAGGAAACAGCCCTGGGACTGGAGGCCCCAGCTTGGGTACCCGGGATTTGTCACATCCAATAAGCGGTGGCCCTTGTGGGGGGGGGTGGACAGCCACTTCCTTCGCCCCAGGCCGGCTTGAAGTGTGTAACGTCCACTGCGGGAGGGGGAGGGGCGCAGCTTCGGAAGGTCCCGGGGCCCCCGCGAGTGGGGAGACCTGCCCAGCGCCAGGGACACAGGCGGGGGTCCGGCGCAGGGGCCACACAGCCTGAGGACATTTGGAGGGCCCCACAACAGGGACAGGCTGGCTCGACGGGGGCACTCGCAGCCCCCGTCCCCACCCGCGCGGTGCAGCCCAGAGCGCGCAGCGCAGCGCCCCGCCCGGCCCGCGGGCTCACCTGCACCCCCTTCCGGCCGCCGCAGCCTCCAGGCCGATGACAAGCAAGTCGGCCCTCCAAGGCGGGGCGCGGCGGTCCCCGCCAGCCCCCCACCCACAGGCGCGCGCCCGACGCCCAGCCACCGCCCCCAGCGCCGCAGCCCGAGCAGGGTCGCCTCGGCTCGGGGGTCGGGGAGGGACCCCGGCCCGCCGCGCCCGGACCCTCGGGCCCCGCCCGCACTCACCGCTCACTGGCGCGACTGCCCCCCAGGCCGGGGCCGGGCGGGGGCCGGGGCGGGGGCTGGGGCCGGGGTGCGGCCGGGCCGGCGCATGGGGTGCGCGGGTGCGGCTGGCCTGCGGTGTGGGGCGCGGGCGGCGGCGAAGGCTCGGCCGGGCCCGCGCACGCCCCGCCCCGCCGCCCGTCCGTCAGCCCGGCGCGGCCCGCCATTGGCCGCGGCCCgtcggccccgccccgccccgcccgcgcTCCGGTTGGCCGAGCGGCCCGCCAGTCAGGGGCCGCGGCCGGGCGGGGCTTCCGGGAGGGGCGCGGAGGGTGGTGCCGGCCCCGCGGCCCCGGGGCGCCGAGTGCGGAGCCGGGTTCCGGCCCGGGTGGAGCGCGGGGAGCCGGGGCCGAGGGCCGGGCCCTGCCGGTAGCGGGAGGACCCCGCGGGGTCGCCCGAGCCCGCCcggcgccccgccccgccccgtgcCCTCGGGGCAAAAGGTCACGCCGACCCTGGGGGCGGGGCCGAGCCTCGGGGCGGAGCCAGCGCCGCGGGCCCCGGCGGTTCAGGGCCAAGGTTCGGCCCCCGGAGCAGGACGGGCCGGGGCCCTGCCCGCAGCCCGGAGACCCCGGTCCCTCGGCGGCGCGCGGTCCCTCCCTTCCAGGTGGCCGGGGGGCCGGGCCGACCTGCCGCCGGAGGAGCAGGGGCGCACCCCCGGCCCGACCCCGCAGGGACCCCGGGCGGCGCACACGGCCGTGCGCCCCGGGTCGGGGCTGCAGGGGGCGCCTCCTGGGCTCTCGCCGAGCGCCCCGCCCCGCCCAGGCCCACGCGGAGACCGCCCTGACACCCGACCCCGCCGGCACCCTGCTCCCCGGCCACCCAACGCGCCCCAACCCGGAGGCTGCGGCGCTGCGAGGCTGACACGCGGCGTGGCCGATTAGCTCTGCGTGTCTGAGCCTCAGAGCCGACgaggcccccccgccccccaagacGCTGCATGTTTTTAAATTATTGGAATTTCAAGTAATGCatgaatgaaacaaaaaatacaccctccttatttcaaaacaaaaattgactcaagacgGATAAGGCTGTTTTCCCACTGTGGGCAgcaccccctcccctccctgcgcCTCGCCCACTTGCCAGTGTGACCCCGGGGCCACAGCGCGTGCACGGCACCCCTTCCTTCCTTCGGGCCGAACGCTCCCACGCCGGCCCCCGGCTGTTCGCGCAGGGCGAGCTCACCCCTCCGGGACTTTGACCCCTGCGGGCCTCTCCCGGGGCCTCCCCACCCTGCCGTTTTCTCCACGACCGCGCTCGACCCCAAGCCCCGTCGTGGTGGCTGGTTTGCTGGAGGGGCTGGCGGCGGGGTCTGGGGGACAGAGAAAAGGTCGGGTCGAGTGAGAACAGGGGCAGCGGTCGTCTGGAGGCGCGGGCACCTCGGATCCTCTCCAGGCGTCCGGTCTGGATCTTCGTTCTGAGACCCTTTCTCACTGCTCCTCCCTGTGTCCCTGCGCGGGTCAGATTTCCCGGTAGAGGCAAGTCCCGCAAGGCCGGGGCTCAGGGGCAACCCTCACACGTGGG from the Loxodonta africana isolate mLoxAfr1 chromosome 7, mLoxAfr1.hap2, whole genome shotgun sequence genome contains:
- the HRAS gene encoding GTPase HRas isoform X3, which codes for MMCPWYWWGTSVTCLLAPWSHGRPRTSPTATAFPTLRPQPRPARAAALALAPAPGPPGTPWDPCDPAAPAAPRAGVEDAFYTLVREIRQHKLRKLNPPDEGGAGCMNCKCVLS
- the HRAS gene encoding GTPase HRas isoform X1; translation: MTEYKLVVVGAGGVGKSALTIQLIQNHFVDEYDPTIEDSYRKQVVIDGETCLLDILDTAGQEEYSAMRDQYMRTGEGFLCVFAINNTKSFEDVHQYREQIKRVKDSDDVPMVLVGNKCDLPARTVESRQAQDLAHSYGLPYIETSAKTRQGVEDAFYTLVREIRQHKLRKLNPPDEGGAGCMNCKCVLS
- the HRAS gene encoding GTPase HRas isoform X2; this encodes MTEYKLVVVGAGGVGKSALTIQLIQNHFVDEYDPTIEDSYRKQVVIDGETCLLDILDTAGQEEYSAMRDQYMRTGEGFLCVFAINNTKSFEDVHQYREQIKRVKDSDDVPMVLVGNKCDLPARTVESRQAQDLAHSYGLPYIETSAKTRQGSRSGSGSSSGTPRDPLGPV